From Bdellovibrio sp. KM01:
AGCTTGAGATCCTAAACCGTATGGGTACGAATGAAAAACCCGTGGTGAATCCGGTGATTTCTAAAGAAGACCTGTTGCGTGCTTCTGAACGTGCTGACCAAATTTACGTAGATAACAAAATCAAAAACTATATCGTGGAAATTGTGATGGCTTCCAGAAAGCCAGCGGAATACGGTCTTAGCCGTATCGCAAATCTTATCAACGTCGGTGGTTCACCGCGTGCGACGATTTGCTTGTTCCGTGCAGCGAAAGCCCATGCGTTCCTTCGTGGTCGCGGTTACGTGACAGCAGAGGACGTAAAAGCCATTGCTTACCACGTGATGAGACATCGCTTGATTCTGACTTACGAAGCTGAGGCAGAAAACATCAAGTCTGATGACGTGATCAAAGAAATCCTAAGCCAGGTAGAGGTTCCATAGTGGGATTGCCTCCAGAGGTCTTAAAGAAAGTTAAACTGCTGGAGTTGAACACAAGAAAACTTGTGAACAACCTCTTTGCAGGCGAGTACCATACGGCTTTTAAAGGTCAGGGTATGACTTTCGCGGACTTCCGTGAGTATGTTCCTGGTGACGATGTTCGTTCGATCTCCTGGCCGCTGACTGCGCGCACAGGAAAAACCTTTATCAAAACTTTCGAAGAAGAACGTGAGCTGACTTTGATCATTGCGGTCGATGTCAGTGGTTCCAGTGATTTCGGAACGGGTCCTTATTTCAAGGGCGAAGTGATGACTCATATGGCAGCCTTGCTTGCGTTTTCGGCTGTTAAGAATAATGACCAAATTGGTTTATTGCTTTTCAGTGATCAGGTGGAGCATTTCGTTCCGCCGAAAAAAGGCCGTGGCCACGTTCAACGTTTGCTGCGTGACCTTTATTACTACAAGCCCAAAAGTCACAACACCAAACTTTCCAATGGCTTTAGCTTCCTTCAAGGGGCTTTGAAAAAGCGGGCAACTATTTTCGTATTTAGCGACTTCCAGGACGAGGGCTTTGATCAAAGTTTGCGCTTGCTGGGAAGAAAGCACGATGTGGTGGCGTGTGTTGTGAATGATGCTGCCGAATACTCTTTGCCAAGCATGGGCGTGATTGAAGTTCAGGATGCCGAAACGGGAGAAGTATTAACCGTCGATACATCGTCTGCAAGTTTTAGAAAAGAATACGAGCAAGCTGTTCAGGCCCGAAAAGAAACTCGGGATAAGTTATTGCGTAAGGCCCAAGTGGATCGCGTGGATGTAAAATCCAGCGAAGATTTTATTGATCCTTTGGTTGCGTTTTTTAAGAAGAGAAAATAATGGCTGCGATTCAGTGTAAAGTTGAAATTCCAAAAGTCGATGGACTCAAAGACGGGGAGCTGACGGTTGGCCGTGAATTCTTGCTTGTCTGCGAGGGGGAGTTTCCTAAAACTTTGCAGCGAGATAAACTTCAATTGGTTCTGCAGCCGGAACAAAAATATACCATTGCTTTACGTGGTTTTGAATTCCGATCGCCGACAGAAGCTGATATTAAAATCACTTCGTACACTGCGGGTGGCGTAAAGTTTGATAATCTGCAAATCACAGATGGAACAACGACTTTAGATTTGGGACCGGTGCAATATCAGCTAGTCAGTGTGTTGCCTCCACCAAAGCCACCAAGTCAACCCGGTGAACAAGCTCCAAAACAAGAACCCTTTGGTCCTATTGGCCCGATGAGCATTCAAGTGCCAATGATGTATTGGGGAATTCTTGCTGCTTTTATCGGGATTATCGCGTTATTTGTCGTGACAAAGATTTTCCGTTCTTTGCAGCGTCGTAAAATTATCGAGCGTTTAAAAGAACATGATTCAGCTCTTTCACCTTTGGCAGAGTTTCATCAAAAATTCCGTCGCATGCAGCGTGAAAACACGGTC
This genomic window contains:
- a CDS encoding DUF58 domain-containing protein, encoding MGLPPEVLKKVKLLELNTRKLVNNLFAGEYHTAFKGQGMTFADFREYVPGDDVRSISWPLTARTGKTFIKTFEEERELTLIIAVDVSGSSDFGTGPYFKGEVMTHMAALLAFSAVKNNDQIGLLLFSDQVEHFVPPKKGRGHVQRLLRDLYYYKPKSHNTKLSNGFSFLQGALKKRATIFVFSDFQDEGFDQSLRLLGRKHDVVACVVNDAAEYSLPSMGVIEVQDAETGEVLTVDTSSASFRKEYEQAVQARKETRDKLLRKAQVDRVDVKSSEDFIDPLVAFFKKRK